The following coding sequences are from one Triticum aestivum cultivar Chinese Spring chromosome 5A, IWGSC CS RefSeq v2.1, whole genome shotgun sequence window:
- the LOC123106596 gene encoding uncharacterized protein, with protein sequence MRYGEVAHFSHPQHRLRLEQLDTPFRCDGCKEVGIGARYRCPVQGCAADHDLHRQCALPLSPPPPPLRHPFYPKCAFHFMARAPGAPGTRYCNACGRDVAGFVYHCRACGFDLHPCCATLPHALDASDRGGRVGVRLYLHPKAEAACHRCGHRGRSWTYRSHCKSYSLHVACVMDMVVESWSGIGRSKGASAGGRGVYDGALVAGSGGYRVPVIRGAAKSSHASRGGSYWGMRKGKVKRCCEIAGFAAQVVISAVLGDPTALIAGVVGSLIAR encoded by the coding sequence ATGAGGTACGGCGAGGTGGCGCACTTCAGCCACCCGCAGCACCGGCTCCGGCTGGAGCAACTGGACACGCCGTTCCGGTGCGACGGCTGCAAGGAGGTCGGCATCGGCGCGCGTTACCGCTGCCCCGTCCAGGGCTGCGCCGCCGACCACGACCTCCACCGCCAATGCGCGCTCCcgctctccccgccgccgccgccgctccggcaccCGTTCTACCCCAAGTGCGCCTTCCACTTCATGGCGCGCGCGCCGGGCGCCCCCGGGACGCGCTACTGCAACGCGTGCGGCCGCGACGTCGCCGGCTTCGTCTACCACTGCCGCGCCTGCGGCTTCGACCTGCACCCCTGCTGCGCCACGCTGCCGCACGCCCTGGACGCCAGCGACCGCGGTGGCAGGGTCGGCGTGAGGCTGTACCTGCACCCCAAGGCCGAGGCCGCGTGCCACCGGTGCGGCCACCGCGGGCGGAGCTGGACGTACCGAAGCCACTGCAAGAGCTACAGCCTCCACGTGGCGTGCGTGATGGACATGGTCGTCGAGAGCTGGAGCGGCATCGGGCGGAGCAAGGGCGCTAGCGCCGGAGGAAGGGGCGTGTACGACGGTGCGTTGGTGGCGGGGAGCGGCGGGTACAGGGTGCCGGTGATAAGGGGCGCGGCGAAGAGCAGCCACGCGAGCCGGGGAGGGTCGTACTGGGGGATGAGGAAGGGCAAGGTGAAGCGCTGCTGCGAGATCGCCGGGTTCGCGGCGCAGGTGGTCATCTCCGCGGTGCTCGGTGACCCCACCGCGCTCATAGCCGGCGTCGTCGGCTCGCTCATAGCGCGGTGA